One Phaseolus vulgaris cultivar G19833 chromosome 11, P. vulgaris v2.0, whole genome shotgun sequence genomic window carries:
- the LOC137826235 gene encoding RING-H2 finger protein ATL7-like isoform X2, which produces MSEGYSCGCSDSDSSCGCWSTAATAAAATRSEASTELRLYRAFIFCVPIFFTLILLFLFYLFYLRPRTRLHWITHFGLPNNLDDHNHNAISTAELGLNKEHREMLPVIVYKESFSVKDTQCSVCLLDYQSEDRLQQIPACGHTFHMGCIDLWLATHTTCPLCRFSLLTIAKSSTQTSDLQNNEETQAVEASESRSTMHIETTVLRNVSGEVAISSPCIDVEGQNQQDNQ; this is translated from the exons ATGTCTGAAGGCTATTCCTGTGGCTGCTCCGACTCCGACTCTTCCTGCGGCTGTTGGTCTACCGCCGCCACCGCCGCCGCCGCCACCAGATCTGAGGCTTCAACCGAACTCAGACTCTACAGAGCCTTCATCTTCTGTGTCCCCATCTTCTTCACTCTCATTCTCCTCTTTCTCTTCTACCTCTTCTACCTCCGACCACGAACCAGGCTCCATTGGATCACCCACTTTGGTCTTCCCAACAACCTCGACGACCACAACCACAATGCCATCTCCACT GCTGAGTTGGGCTTGAACAAAGAACACAGAGAGATGCTGCCAGTTATTGTCTACAAGGAAAGCTTCTCTGTCAAAGATACCCA ATGCTCAGTATGCCTCTTGGACTACCAGTCAGAGGATAGGCTTCAACAGATACCTGCATGTGGCCACACATTTCATATGGGCTGCATTGATCTTTGGCTTGCCACCCACACCACCTGCCCTCTCTGCCGCTTCTCCTTACTAACCATAGCTAAATCTTCGACACAGACATCTGATTTGCAG AACAATGAAGAAACACAAGCCGTGGAAGCATCTGAATCAAGATCTACTATGCATATAGAAACCACTGTCCTCCGAAATGTCTCTGGAGAAGTTGCAATCAGCTCTCCCTGCATTGATGTTGAAGGGCAAAATCAGCAAGACAATCAATAA
- the LOC137826235 gene encoding RING-H2 finger protein ATL7-like isoform X1, with protein sequence MSEGYSCGCSDSDSSCGCWSTAATAAAATRSEASTELRLYRAFIFCVPIFFTLILLFLFYLFYLRPRTRLHWITHFGLPNNLDDHNHNAISTAELGLNKEHREMLPVIVYKESFSVKDTQCSVCLLDYQSEDRLQQIPACGHTFHMGCIDLWLATHTTCPLCRFSLLTIAKSSTQTSDLQSQNNEETQAVEASESRSTMHIETTVLRNVSGEVAISSPCIDVEGQNQQDNQ encoded by the exons ATGTCTGAAGGCTATTCCTGTGGCTGCTCCGACTCCGACTCTTCCTGCGGCTGTTGGTCTACCGCCGCCACCGCCGCCGCCGCCACCAGATCTGAGGCTTCAACCGAACTCAGACTCTACAGAGCCTTCATCTTCTGTGTCCCCATCTTCTTCACTCTCATTCTCCTCTTTCTCTTCTACCTCTTCTACCTCCGACCACGAACCAGGCTCCATTGGATCACCCACTTTGGTCTTCCCAACAACCTCGACGACCACAACCACAATGCCATCTCCACT GCTGAGTTGGGCTTGAACAAAGAACACAGAGAGATGCTGCCAGTTATTGTCTACAAGGAAAGCTTCTCTGTCAAAGATACCCA ATGCTCAGTATGCCTCTTGGACTACCAGTCAGAGGATAGGCTTCAACAGATACCTGCATGTGGCCACACATTTCATATGGGCTGCATTGATCTTTGGCTTGCCACCCACACCACCTGCCCTCTCTGCCGCTTCTCCTTACTAACCATAGCTAAATCTTCGACACAGACATCTGATTTGCAG TCACAGAACAATGAAGAAACACAAGCCGTGGAAGCATCTGAATCAAGATCTACTATGCATATAGAAACCACTGTCCTCCGAAATGTCTCTGGAGAAGTTGCAATCAGCTCTCCCTGCATTGATGTTGAAGGGCAAAATCAGCAAGACAATCAATAA
- the LOC137826231 gene encoding organic cation/carnitine transporter 2-like yields MEDSVKDASECSSVEQHNMSVSMIEKGLGNFGWTQFLQCILVSVAMFFDSQQLFIAIYTDDYPTWHCTNHTSTCTSHSHICNLPKSSWSWDGPSSRTIISQFGLECASSFITALPQSSFFLGCLLGSFLLASLADTSLGRKNMIILSCLSMSMLSLTIMLSTNIWIYSALKFLIGFCRSSISTCCLVLLTEKVSTEWRFTVGIIDSVFFTSGYMSLPCLAYANRNSPWKYLYLWTSVPAISYSLIAYLFVTESPRWLLMQGRVKEAMAMLKGVQENGANLTENQPPQQALHQQRFCLAEETSVSPTDMSLFSTQSCLQHNCLKRVNVSCCGGAMDLTENLPEEPPQQTLHQQRLSTLAEETSVSPTDMSLFSTQSCLQHKQSYLQRSEDKKKEGVSFFQLYSSIAMLFRASWAPKRMVAVMGLGFGIGMVYFGMPLAVGNLDYNIYLAVVFHGLMKIPSCVVTYFLGNCSRKLSIFAFSLGSGICCIVCVVISNGGEGVKVWVAVASFFCACIAFNVFLIYMIELFPTCVRNTAASLARQAVVFGCIFCPFLISAGRNNNIFSYGVFGVLIICSTFTLLSLPETRGVTLSDTMDQQEKKETSC; encoded by the exons ATGGAGGATTCGGTTAAAGATGCATCTGAGTGTAGTTCTGTTGAGCAACACAACATGAGTGTGTCAATGATAGAGAAGGGTTTGGGAAACTTTGGGTGGACACAGTTCCTTCAATGCATCCTTGTGTCAGTGGCAATGTTCTTCGATTCACAGCAATTGTTCATAGCAATCTACACTGATGATTACCCAACATGGCACTGCACCAACCACACCTCAACATGCACCTCACATTCTCACATCTGCAACCTCCCAAAGTCCTCTTGGTCATGGGATGGACCCTCTTCTAGGACAATCATATCACAGTTTGGCCTTGAATGTGCCAGCAGCTTCATCACAGCTTTACCTCAATCCTCTTTCTTCCTTGGTTGCCTTCTTGGTTCCTTTCTCTTGGCCTCCTTGGCTGACACATCTCTTGGAAGGAAGAACATGATCATTCTCTCTTGTTTATCAATGTCCATGCTTTCACTCACCATCATGCTCTCCACCAACATTTGGATCTACTCTGCCTTGAAATTCCTCATTGGGTTTTGCAGGTCATCCATCTCCACATGTTGCTTGGTGTTACTCACAGAGAAAGTGAGCACTGAGTGGAGGTTCACAGTGGGGATCATAGACTCTGTCTTCTTCACATCAGGGTACATGTCCTTGCCCTGTCTAGCTTATGCCAACAGAAATTCTCCATGGAAATATCTTTACCTGTGGACTTCTGTTCCTGCCATTTCTTACTCTCTCATTGCTTACCTTTTTGTCACCGAGTCTCCAAGGTGGCTTCTCATGCAAGGTCGAGTGAAAGAAGCAATGGCAATGCTTAAAGGAGTTCAGGAAAATGGTGCAAATTTAACTGAAAACCAGCCTCCTCAACAAGCTTTACACCAACAAAGATTTTGTCTTGCAGAAGAAACTAGTGTTTCACCAACAGACATGTCCTTATTTAGTACTCAATCATGTCTCCAACATAACTGTCTAAAAAGGGTTAATGTCTCATGCTGTGGTGGAGCAATGGATTTAACTGAAAACCTACCAGAAGAGCCTCCTCAACAAACTTTACACCAACAAAGATTGAGTACTCTAGCAGAAGAAACTAGTGTTTCACCAACAGACATGTCCTTATTTAGTACTCAATCATGTCTTCAACATAAACAGAGTTATCTTCAAAGGAGTGAAGACAAAAAGAAAGAAGGGGTTTCATTTTTTCAACTTTACTCTTCAATAGCAATGTTGTTTAG AGCAAGTTGGGCTCCAAAACGGATGGTGGCAGTTATGGGGTTAGGTTTTGGCATTGGAATGGTGTATTTTGGCATGCCACTAGCAGTGGGAAACTTGGACTACAACATTTACCTTGCTGTTGTGTTCCATGGCTTGATGAAAATACCCTCTTGCGTGGTGACCTATTTCTTGGGAAACTGTTCAAGAAAGTTATCCATTTTTGCATTCTCACTGGGAAGTGGAATATGTTGCATAGTGTGTGTGGTGATAAGCAATGGAGGAGAAGGTGTGAAGGTGTGGGTAGCAGTGGCATCGTTTTTCTGTGCATGCATTGCTTTCAACGTGTTTCTGATATACATGATAGAGCTATTTCCCACATGCGTGAGGAACACTGCAGCATCACTTGCGAGGCAAGCTGTGGTGTTTGGTTGCATATTCTGTCCGTTTTTGATATCTGCAGGGAGGAACAACAACATTTTCTCTTATGGGGTGTTTGGAGTGCTTATAATTTGCTCCACTTTCACCTTGTTGAGTTTACCAGAGACCAGAGGAGTGACTCTTTCTGATACAATGGATCAGCAAGAGAAGAAGGAAACTTCCTGCTAA